GATTGTAGATTTCATTCTTCGTACTGTAGCGAATTCAATTATTAACACAACTGATTTGTTTGCATTGTCATCTTTTGATGATTTATTGACAAAACCATGGCAAATTTTCAGCTATTCTTGGTTGCATGGAAATCTTTTCCATTTGATTATGAATATGGTTTTGTTGTACTTCGTAGGCCAAATGTTTTTACAACAATTTCAGAATAGAAACTTAGTGACGTTTTATATTTTTGGAGGAATAACTGGAGGTATATTCTTTTTATTGTTTCAAAATATATTCAATTATTCACATTTATTAGTTGGTGCTTCTGCAGCTGTTTATGCCGTTTTTTTTGGGATGATTTCCTACAACCCAAAAATGCCTGTTCGTTTGCTACTTATTCCAACTTCGTTTCCATTGTTGTATGTAGGCTACTTTTTTATTGCTTTTGATGTATATAATATTATAGCAAATCAGAATGCTGGTGGAAGTATTTCGCATTTGGGTGGTGCGATTTTTGGTTATCTTTATATGAAACAATTTGAGAAAGGAAATGATTTTTTAGGTAACTTTATTATCAAAATAGAACAATTGATTCAAAAGAAAGACAAATCAACATTTAAAATATATAAAAATACTTCTTCAACTTCAACTCGAACAAATGTTCCGAAAGATGACTACGATTTTAATCATCAAAAAGTTGAAAAACAAAAGAAAATTGATGTAATTTTAGATAAAATTTCGCGATCAGGATACGAAAGTTTATCTAAAGAAGAAAAAGACTTTCTATTTAAAGAAGGTAGATAAAATGAGTGTAATCAGTAAGTTTAAACTAAATTATTTCAATCGTTTAGTACTAACAATAAATATTGTTTTTTTGTTGGTAGCTTATTGTGTTTATTTAAATAAAGTTTTTACACCTTCAGAAATACCTTATTTTAATTTTATCTCAATTGGTTTTCCAATTTTATTTGCATTCGGAACTATTTTTTTAGCTTATTGGTTATTATTTAGTTGGCGACATTTTCTATTGATTTTAATTCTTTCAGCTGGATTGTTTTATCCAATTTATTTATCTTATCCCATTGTACAATTCAATAAAATAGAAGCTAAAAAAGCCGATTTAACAGTTTTGACATACAATGCTCATGGTTTTAAGGATGAAGGAACGAAAGAATTTTTGATTAAAAATAAAGCGGACATTATGTTGCTTCAAGAGGCAAGAGAAGCTCAACAAAAGAGTTTGAAAAATAATGAGTTTAAAGATTATTATTCAGAATTTTATGGATTGTTAACGATTTATAGTAAATATCCAATTATCCAAACAAAAATAATAGAAACCGAAAATAGCGAAGATTTTAATGGACTTGCGGCATATGCAGATATTGATCTCGGAACCGATACAATTCGAGTAATCAATGTTTATTTGGAGCCTATGTATATCGATAAAACGATGGTAAAAGATATTATTCAATCAGAAGATTCGAAAACAGCTGAAATTTCGAGCAGAAAGGTCGAATTGAAATTGGTAAAAGGAATGCAAAAGCATCAAAAGCAGTTGGAAGCAATTATCCCGTATATCAAATCATCTCGTCATCCCGTTATTTTAGGAACAGACCTTAATGCTACGCCTATTTCGTATGAATACGAAAAATTAAAAAATTACCTTCACGATTCATATATAGCGGTAGGAAAAGGAGATGCTACAACTTTTCATGGATTTAAATTTCCAATTAGAATTGATTATTTATTTCATTCAAAAGAATTTACAGCTATTGAGGCAAATGTTATTCGTAAAAAATTTTCGGATCATTATCCTGTTGTTGTAAAATATAAATTTGCAGAATAATTTTTCCTATATTTATTTAATAATCAATCAAAATGAACCAAAAAGAAAGCTTTATTCAGGAAATACAAAAACGTTATTCCTATAAAAATGATAAAATAATATTAGGCAAAGCCAGATTAGATGGAGAAATTGTAGAAGAAGCTGAAATTTCAGTGGCATTAAAAACAATGAATCGTCATGGATTGATTGGAGGTGCAACCGGAACAGGAAAAACCAAATCTTTGCAAATTATCGCCGAACAACTTTCTTTAAAAGGGGTTCCGACTTTATTGATGGATATTAAAGGAGATTTGTCGGGAATTGGAGCAGCAGCAAATGCGGAAGATAAACATGCGCAAGAAAGAATGCAAGCGCTCGATTTACCTTATAATCCGCAAGGGTCAGCAGTGGAATTTTTGTCTATTTCTGATGAGCCAGGAGTTAAACTTCGTGCAACTGTAACTGATTTTGGTCCAATTTTATTCAGTAAAATTTTAGAATTAAATGAGACACAAGAAAGTATAATCTCAATTATATTTAAGTATTGTGAAGATCGAAATTTACCATTGATTGATTTGGAAGATATTCGACGCGTTTTACAATATGTAACAGATTCAGCTGAAGGTAAAGCAGAATTAAATTCTAATTATGGAACAATTGCGCCTGCTTCATTAGGAGCTATTTTACGTAAAATTGTTGCATTAGAACAACAAGGTGCAACAAAATTCTTCGGAGAACCAAGTTTTGATGTTCAAGATTTATTGAAAACAAAAGATGGTAAAGGAATCGTAAATATTATTCGTTTGATTGATATTCAAAATCAACCCAATTTATTTTCCACTTTTATGCTGAGTTTGTTGAATAAAATTTATTCTCAATTTCCTGAATCTGGAGATGCTGATCAACCTAAATTGGTTATTTTTATTGATGAAGCGCATTTGATTTTTAAAGAAGCAACGAAAGCTTTATTAAATCAAATAGAAACCATGGTAAAATTAATTCGTTCTAAAGGTGTTGGGTTATATTTTGTAACTCAAGTTCCTGGAGATGTTCCTGATGCAGTTTTGAGTCAATTAGGGCTTAAAATTCAACATGCATTAAGAGGTTTTACAGCAAAAGATCGCAAAGAAATTACGAAAGCAATCGAAAATTATCCAACGACAACTTATTATAAGGCAAATGAGGTAATCACACAATTAGGAATTGGAGAAGCTTTTGTGACTGCTTTAGATGAAAAAGGGATTCCAACGCCATTAGCATATACTTATATGCGCGCACCAAATTCGAGAATGGATGTGTTGACTTCTGATGAAATAAATACGATTGTAGCAAACTCAGATTTAGTCAATAAGTATGCGAAGAATATCAACCGTGAATCGGCTAATGAGATATTATCACAAAAATTAGAACAACAAAAAAATAGTGAACAAACAAGTAGTAAAAAAACTCCTTCAAAAAAAGTTCCA
This portion of the Empedobacter stercoris genome encodes:
- a CDS encoding rhomboid family protein: MTNNILDDLKLKYSSGNSATKLIYINVVVFFTLLIVDFILRTVANSIINTTDLFALSSFDDLLTKPWQIFSYSWLHGNLFHLIMNMVLLYFVGQMFLQQFQNRNLVTFYIFGGITGGIFFLLFQNIFNYSHLLVGASAAVYAVFFGMISYNPKMPVRLLLIPTSFPLLYVGYFFIAFDVYNIIANQNAGGSISHLGGAIFGYLYMKQFEKGNDFLGNFIIKIEQLIQKKDKSTFKIYKNTSSTSTRTNVPKDDYDFNHQKVEKQKKIDVILDKISRSGYESLSKEEKDFLFKEGR
- a CDS encoding endonuclease/exonuclease/phosphatase family protein, with the translated sequence MSVISKFKLNYFNRLVLTINIVFLLVAYCVYLNKVFTPSEIPYFNFISIGFPILFAFGTIFLAYWLLFSWRHFLLILILSAGLFYPIYLSYPIVQFNKIEAKKADLTVLTYNAHGFKDEGTKEFLIKNKADIMLLQEAREAQQKSLKNNEFKDYYSEFYGLLTIYSKYPIIQTKIIETENSEDFNGLAAYADIDLGTDTIRVINVYLEPMYIDKTMVKDIIQSEDSKTAEISSRKVELKLVKGMQKHQKQLEAIIPYIKSSRHPVILGTDLNATPISYEYEKLKNYLHDSYIAVGKGDATTFHGFKFPIRIDYLFHSKEFTAIEANVIRKKFSDHYPVVVKYKFAE
- a CDS encoding DUF853 domain-containing protein → MNQKESFIQEIQKRYSYKNDKIILGKARLDGEIVEEAEISVALKTMNRHGLIGGATGTGKTKSLQIIAEQLSLKGVPTLLMDIKGDLSGIGAAANAEDKHAQERMQALDLPYNPQGSAVEFLSISDEPGVKLRATVTDFGPILFSKILELNETQESIISIIFKYCEDRNLPLIDLEDIRRVLQYVTDSAEGKAELNSNYGTIAPASLGAILRKIVALEQQGATKFFGEPSFDVQDLLKTKDGKGIVNIIRLIDIQNQPNLFSTFMLSLLNKIYSQFPESGDADQPKLVIFIDEAHLIFKEATKALLNQIETMVKLIRSKGVGLYFVTQVPGDVPDAVLSQLGLKIQHALRGFTAKDRKEITKAIENYPTTTYYKANEVITQLGIGEAFVTALDEKGIPTPLAYTYMRAPNSRMDVLTSDEINTIVANSDLVNKYAKNINRESANEILSQKLEQQKNSEQTSSKKTPSKKVPQEKDWTDNPVVRDVSRTATRKLMDWGMKMLTDFLKGKK